One Gemmatimonadota bacterium DNA window includes the following coding sequences:
- a CDS encoding sigma-70 family RNA polymerase sigma factor, whose protein sequence is MLPSPDPPSSGAVTRLLLDLRGGDERAVDHLLPLLYEELRILAAQRLRHERPGHTLGATALVHEAYLKLVDQSRVEWQSRAHFLAVASQAMRRILINHAEARQAAKRGGGAAHVPLDEVADLLTEAQVAELVALERALADLERVNPRGAHVVTYRFFGGLTFDEIAEAMGIAPITARRSWDAARAWLRRALREDLPGWAGPVDGAEDGAR, encoded by the coding sequence ATGCTCCCGAGCCCCGATCCCCCGTCGTCCGGCGCCGTCACGCGCCTCCTGCTCGACCTCCGCGGAGGGGACGAGCGGGCCGTGGACCATCTGCTGCCCCTGCTCTACGAGGAGCTGCGCATCCTGGCGGCGCAGCGGCTGCGCCACGAACGACCCGGGCACACGTTGGGTGCGACCGCGCTGGTGCACGAGGCGTACCTCAAGCTGGTGGATCAGTCGCGCGTGGAATGGCAGAGCCGCGCGCATTTCCTCGCCGTCGCGTCGCAGGCCATGCGCCGCATCCTCATCAACCACGCGGAGGCGCGTCAGGCGGCGAAGCGTGGTGGAGGCGCCGCGCACGTCCCGCTCGACGAGGTCGCCGACCTGCTCACGGAGGCTCAGGTGGCCGAGCTCGTGGCGCTGGAACGGGCGCTCGCCGACCTGGAGCGCGTCAATCCGCGCGGTGCGCACGTGGTGACATATCGCTTCTTCGGCGGATTGACCTTCGACGAGATCGCCGAGGCCATGGGGATCGCCCCCATCACGGCGCGTCGGAGCTGGGATGCCGCGCGTGCCTGGTTGCGCCGGGCGCTCCGCGAGGACCTTCCCGGCTGGGCCGGCCCGGTGGACGGCGCCGAGGACGGAGCGCGGTGA